The sequence TACCCTTTGGCGTGATATGTTAAAATAGGGTAAGCATTTTTTCCCTGGGAGGATAAGACTAATGTATGAACTAAAAAATTTTAGTGAAGTCATCGTGAAGAAAACATTGGAAGATTATCTGCCTGTCGCCAATATCCCTTGCAAATGCGAACGGTGTCAGGCCGACATAATGGCTTTTGTACTGAACCGCTTCCCTCCAAGATATTATGTTTCCTTAAAAGGCGAAGTCATGACGCACTTTGAATCACAAATGTTTCCGGACAAAGCCCGAGTTTTGGCAGAAGTCGTTGGTGCTGCCCAGATAGTTGCTGCTTTCCCGTCCCATCCGCTTGACCAGAAAGAAGAGTAAACCTGCGTGGGATTAATGACAGTCGCGAAGGCGCTTCAAATGATATGAGGCGTCTTTGCTTTTGTATAGGTAGTTGTAGCTATCCGCTGAATGATTTCCAATCTCGGATTTGATTATCGCTATTTACTCTGTTACAATGATTGCGACTTCAAAATAAAAGCAGGTGATCAGCGTGATTTTCGAGTATCAGGGACTAAAACTCGACCAATTTCAAATGGATGCGATTGAAGCAATCAATCACGGGCATTCCGTCATTGTCTCAGCCCCTACCGGGACAGGAAAAACAATGGTAGCAGATTATCTGGTCGAAAAATCAATTCGGGAAAGCAAACGGATTATTTATACAGCACCGATAAAAGCGTTAAGCAACCAGAAATTTAAAGATTTCTCCCGCCAATTTGGCAGCGAGACCGTCGGGATCATGACCGGGGATGTTGTGATCAATCCTGGCGCTCCGCTG is a genomic window of Dehalobacter sp. containing:
- a CDS encoding late competence development ComFB family protein, with the protein product MYELKNFSEVIVKKTLEDYLPVANIPCKCERCQADIMAFVLNRFPPRYYVSLKGEVMTHFESQMFPDKARVLAEVVGAAQIVAAFPSHPLDQKEE